A genomic segment from Chanos chanos chromosome 2, fChaCha1.1, whole genome shotgun sequence encodes:
- the commd4 gene encoding COMM domain-containing protein 4 produces MRFRFCGDLDCPDWVLAEISTLARISSVKMKLLCVQVIKDLLDEGIDYDKVTKLTSDAKFEAGDIKASIAVLSFILSSAAKHDVDSASLSSELQQLGLPKEHTTGLCKSYEEKHSALQEKLRDSSLRLGRLEGVSWRVDYTLSSSELKEVNEPTIQLRLQAQGAESDTTETTVVSMTADKFRVLLTELKQAQAMMNALH; encoded by the exons ATG CGATTTCGTTTTTGTGGAGATTTGGATTGCCCAGACTGGGTCCTTGCTGAAATCAGCACATTAGCAAGAATA TCCAGTGTCAAGATGAAACTCCTCTGTGTTCAAGTCATAAAAGATCTTCTTGATGAAGGCATTGAT taTGACAAGGTGACAAAGCTAACCTCTGATGCAAAGTTTG AGGCTGGAGATATTAAGGCTAGTATTGCTGTACTGAGCTTCATTCTCTCCAGTGCAGCTAAGCATGATGTAGATAGTGCATCGCTTTCTAGTGAACTCCAGCAACTGGGTCTACCTAAAG AACACACAACTGGCTTGTGTAAATCATATGAGGAAAAGCACTCTGCCCTGCAGGAGAAACTAAGAGACAGTAGTTTGCGCT TGGGTCGCCTTGAGGGTGTGTCCTGGAGGGTGGACTACACACTGAGCTCCAGCGAGCTGAAGGAAGTGAATGAACCCACCATCCAACTACGGCTTCAGGCTCAGGGGGCAGAGTCAGACACCACAGAAACTACTGTTGTTTCCATGACAGCAGACAAGTTCAGGGTCCTACTCACTG AACTCAAACAAGCTCAAGCCATGATGAATGCACTGCACTGA